A single genomic interval of Labrus mixtus chromosome 6, fLabMix1.1, whole genome shotgun sequence harbors:
- the LOC132975448 gene encoding carbohydrate sulfotransferase 15-like, giving the protein MDTSGHTHSYGCCFERKIVSCVLFLHASSMSLSDYKYRNITQTDYNYIHTLLIGENYGKRPVRTFFDFRHTNPPENLDTKWSPLVLLTNLRSISKVKVVSFLMGLTLMFLIMASYTLTWDKKGLLLTPSPDQMRPVFVPTCTAVADVSSEKTSKDIKLLVKSIRSKLEYTPRKVPDEKDVIERDSHLFSVIPRHFLPNMKSPCWYEEFSGELSSDPYRRNLFTLRSKSFKTICDHLGTNFQQHLHRRDGKMFRLRCLPFFYIIGQPKCGTTDLFHRLLLHPEVKFNTMKEPHWWTRKRFGYIRFKDGFQENFPVEDYLDLFDLAAHKLQEVISGNSSGDHRALQLITGEASASTMWDNQAWSYLDGEKEVAEPPFLVQDFIHTVQPGAKIIIMLRDPVERLYSDYLYFKMANKSAEDFHQKVIDSVHLFQSCLSEGTLRSCVYNTSLSNAMPVRLNLGMYIIFLLDWLTVFQREQILVLRLEDYAANLKVTIKQVFDFLSLGPLSEQLEAALTKRAMSNTRRAADRNLGPMRPATRDLLREFHQPLNQKLASVLDNKAFLWSSS; this is encoded by the exons ATGGACacatcaggacacacacactcctatgGGTGCtgctttgaaagaaaaatagtTTCCTGCGTCCTTTTTCTACATGCCTCCAGTATGTCACTATCAGACTACAAATATAGGAACATCACACAAACGGACTATAATTACATTCACACCTTGCTCATCGGTGAGAACTATGGGAAAAGACCTGTCAGAACTTTTTTTGACTTTCGGCACACTAACCCGCCTGAAAATCTGGATACAAAGTGGTCTCCTCTGGTGTTGCTGACTAACCTGCGGAGCATCTCAAAAGTCAAAGTGGTGAGCTTCCTGATGGGCCTGACGCTGATGTTCCTCATCATGGCTTCCTACACCCTGACATGGGACAAGAAAGGACTTCTGTTGACCCCCTCACCCGATCAGATGAGACCTGTGTTTGTTCCGACATGCACGGCAGTCGCTGACGTTTCCTCTGAAAAGACCTCAAAGGACATAAAACTGCTGGTGAAGAGCATCCGCTCCAAACTGGAATACACACCCAGGAAGGTGCCGGATGAAAAGGATGTCATTGAAAGAGACTCCCAT ctgtTCTCTGTGATTCCTCGCCATTTCCTTCCCAACATGAAAAGCCCTTGCTGGTACGAGGAGTTTTCGGGTGAACTCAGCTCTGATCCATACAGGAGGAACCTCTTCACCCTGCGCTCAAAGAGCTTCAAAACCATCTGCGACCACCTGGGGACAAACTTTCAACAGCACTTACACCGCAGAGACGgcaaaatgtttcgtctacgtTGCCTGCCGTTCTTCTACATCATCGGCCAACCAAAGTGCGGAACGACCGACTTGTtccacaggctgctgctgcatccAGAGGTCAAGTTCAACACCATGAAGGAGCCTCACTGGTGGACCAGGAAACGCTTTG GTTATATACGTTTCAAAGATGGCTTCCAGGAAAATTTTCCTGTGGAAGATTACCTGGATCTGTTTGACTTGGCAGCCCACAAACTCCAAGAAGTAATCAGTGGAAATTCATCTGGAGACCACCGAGCACTCCAGCTCATAACAG GTGAAGCCAGTGCATCGACCATGTGGGACAACCAAGCGTGGAGCTATCTTGACGGAGAGAAGGAGGTGGCAGAGCCTCCGTTCTTGGTCCAGGATTTCATCCACACAGTTCAGCCTGGTGCcaaaatcatcatcatgctGAGAGATCCAGTAGAGAG GCTCTATTCTGACTACCTGTACTTTAAAATGGCCAACAAATCAGCAGAAGACTTCCATCAGAAGGTCATCGACTCTGTTCACTTATTTCAGTCCTGTCTGTCTGAGGGGACGCTTCGGTCCTGCGTCTACAACACCAGCCTGTCCAACGCAATGCCG GTAAGGCTAAACTTGGGGATGTACATCATCTTCTTACTGGACTGGCTGACAGTTTTCCAAAGGGAGCAGATTCTTGTTCTCCGACTTGAGGACTACGCAGCTAACCTGAAAGTGACAATAAAGCAAGTCTTTGATTTTCTCAGTTTAG GTCCTCTGTCGGAGCAGCTGGAGGCAGCACTGACCAAACGGGCCATGTCTAACACCCGGCGGGCGGCCGACAGAAACCTGGGCCCGATGCGTCCAGCAACCAGAGACCTCCTCAGGGAATTTCACCAGCCTTTAAACCAGAAACTGGCCAGTGTGCTGGACAACAAGGCCTTTCTCTGGAGCAGCTCCTGA